The Lysobacterales bacterium region ATGGATGCAGGCGTTGCCATTGGTCAGCGCCGCCAGCGGCAGACGCGCTGACAGGCGCTGCAGCGCGGGCAGGCTGTCGACGTAGAGCTCGACGCGATTGCGCGCGGCGTAGAACACCTCGAAGGCTTCCTCAGCACGCGCCGGATCGTCACCGCCTTCGCTCAGCGCCATCCGCAGCGAAATCATCCGCTGCTCGCAGAAGTCGTGGGCGAGGTGCGGATGGTCTTCGTAGACCTGCGCCCGCAGCGCGCGCATGCGTTCGATCGGATAAGCGCGCGCAGTCGCCGGCGCGTGCCGCTGCAGCCAGGCGTGCAGCTCGCGTTCGGCCGCTTCGATGGCCGGCCAGACCGGCCACAGGGTGTCGTCGAGGTCGAGCGTGATGGCGCGGATGTCGTTCAAAACGGTCGAGCTTCGCGAAGGCCAAGGTGGGCATGGTAGTCCTCACGCCGTGCAGGCGGACGTGAGGACGCTGCGGCCGATCGATGGCGTGGCTGCCAACCCGCCGATACACGACGCGGTGCGCACCCGCATGGCGCCATAGGGTGGGTCTTGACCCACCGAAGCTTCGACGCATCGAAAGGCATTCCGTGGGCGTGATCACGCCCTCGTGGTTTGCGGCACGCGCGCTGAGGCGAGGCTTGGGCTCCGGTGGGTCAAGACCCACCCTATGCTCGCTCTGAGCCCCTCTCCCCTGGAGGGAGAGAGGTTGGAGAGAGGGGGTGTGGCTTGCGTCAGGCTCAGCCCCTCTCCCCCGACCCCTTTCCCACAAGGGGAGAGGGGAGGAAGAAGGTCTTGCGATGCCTCGCAGTGCTCGCGAGCCCTGCGATTCCCTATTCCCTATTCCCTATTCCCTATTCCCGCCCTTACTCCATTACCACCACCCCGCTGCGGCGCCCACGCACCACGCTGAGCGCGAGCTGCTGGGGGCGCATCTCGATCACCTCGCCGAAGGTGTCGAGGCTGTCGATGCGGAAGCGGTTGACGCCGGTGACGAGGTCGCCCGCGGCCAGACCGCTGCGCGCCGCGCGGCTGCCGTCGGCGACGCGCTCCACGCGGATGCCGGACACGCCCTGCTGGCGCGAACGCTGCGGCAGGGCGGTGAACTCGGCGCCGTCGAGGCGCGGATCGAGCGCGCTGCCCAGCAGCTGGCTCAGCTGCGGCTTCAGGCGCAGCTCGATGCGCTGGCTGCGGCCCTCGCGCAGGTATTCGAGGGTGATGGGCTCGCCCACCGGCAGCAGGCCCTCTTTGTTGTGCAGGGTCTGCGGGCTGTCGACCGGCTGCTGGGCAATAGCGGTGATCACATCGCCCGGCTGCAGTCCGGCCTCGGCGGCCGGCGAGCCCGGTCGCACGCGCGTCACCACCGCGCCGCGCGCGCCTTCCACATCCAGCATCGCCGCCAGCTGCGGGGTGATGGCCTGGGTCTCGATGCCCAGGCTGCCGCGCTGCACGCGGCCGGTGTCCAGCAGCTGGCGCATGATCTCGTTGGCCAGCTCGGCCGGAATCGCGAAGCCGATGCCGACGTTGCCGCCCGAGGGGCTGAAGATCGCGGTGTTGATGCCAACCAGCTCGCCGCGCAGGTTGACCAGGGCGCCGCCGGAGTTGCCGGGGTTGATGCTGGCGTCGGTCTGGATGAAGTTCTGGTAGGCCAAGCCCTGCAGGCCCGAGCGGCCCAGCGCCGAGACGATGCCCGAGGTTACCGTCTGGCCGAGGCCGAAGGGGTTGCCCACGGCCACCACGAAATCGCCCACGCGCAGCGCTTCGCCGCTGGCCAGCGGCAGCTCGGCGAGGTCCTCGGCGGGGATGCGCAGCACGCCGACGTCGGTGTCCGGGTCCGAGCCGACGAATTCGGCCGTCACCGTGCGGCCGTCGGCCAGGGTCACGCGGATGTCATCGGCGCCTTCGATCACATGGTTGTTGGTCAGCACCAGGCCCTCGCGGGCGTTGACGATCACGCCGGAACCCAGCGACTGCTGCACGCGCTCCTGCGGCACCATCGGCAGGCCGAAGAAGTGGCGGAAGAAGGGGTCTTCGGCCATCGGGTTGCGCACCCGCACCACGGTCTTGCTGTGGATGTTGACCACCGCTGGGGTGACGCGCTCCAGCATCGGCGCCAGCGAGGGCAGGGGCTGGCCCTCCACTACCGCCGGCAGGGCCGCATTCGCCGGACGCAGCACGTGCTGAGCGAGGGCGAACAGGCCGATCGCGGCCAAGGTCAGCAAAGCGCCGAAGGCGGCGCTGCGCAGGCGGACGGCGATCACGGCGGGGCGCGCGTGGGCGTGGGGCATGAGGTCTCTCCCTGGGGGCGGGGCAGTGTTCGAACGGGCGATGCAGACCGAAGGCGGCGGTACAGGTTCCGTCGCGAGGCGATCGGCGCGCTGGCCTGTTCGGTCGTGCGCAAGGTGGGGATGCCCTGCACCGCTTCAAACCCGCGCTCCGTGTGCCCTGCGCGCGACCTGGGAGGAGGCACCGCTGCGGTGGGTCAAGACCCACCCTATGGCGCGCGGAGATGCATGGCCTCGACCCTCGCCCCGGTTTTGACCCTTGCCGCGGCTTCGCCCTTCGCCCCGGTCGCGACCGGCATGGAAGCACCGCTCCGTTGGCTCAAGACCCGCCCGATGACCCCATGCTCTGCATGCGCCCTTCACGCCGCTGCCGGCGGTGGGCGAAGACGCGGCACCGCGCAATTCCCGATGCCGCAAGGGCTTCATAAAACGCGCGCTCGTTCAAGCGGTTTTCCACAGTTTTTTGCGTTGACACCCGTTTTTTCCGGGCGTAGCGTACGAGGCCGTTGTCCACTAGATCTTGTGGTCTCGCCCTATGCGAAACCCTACAGATTGGGGTTGCTGCCCAGGTCAGACACTACGCCAGCCCGGCGAAACACGGATCAGGCGGCCAGCACGCAGGCAGGCAGGGGCAGGGCGAACTCGGTAGCAAACCCAAGCGGTACAACGGGAGACCCGAAGCAGCAGGCACTGGCCGGGGGGCGGTGGTCGCTGCAACGGAAGAAGCGAGCCCCATGAAGGGCTCGACGCACAACAAGAACCCATCAGTCGAGGCGCAGGGCAGCCCGAAATCGCCCGGACCCCAGCACGTATCGCGACCGGCGCGCTCACAGCGCCCCCCTCCGATCGTGCCGGGCGCTGCGCGCGCAGCGCAGCCCAGGTCCGGTTCGACGAAAGCCCCGGTGCTGCGGCCACAAGAAAGAGGCGAAATTGGATGAGCAGCGTTCGGCTTGAAGCGGTACGTAACGAGGCCAAAGTAATCGAGCTCCAGCCTGCGTCCTGGGACATCTGGGACAAGAAGTACCGGCTCAAGACCAAGAAGGGCGAGCCCGTCGATGCCAGCATCGACGACACCTACAAGCGCGTCGCGCGGGCCCTGGCCGACGCCGAGCCCACCGTCGAAAAGCAGAAGTACTGGTACGAGCGCTTCCTGTGGGCGCTGCGCCGCGGTGCGATCCCCGCCGGCCGCATCACCTCCAACGCCGGGGCGCTGGAGCACAAGCCCGCCACCAGCACGATCAACTGCACCGTCTCGGGCACCATCCCCGACTCGATGGACGGCATCCTCGAGAAAGTCCACGAGGCCGGGCTGACGCTCAAGGCCGGCTGCGGTATCGGCTATGAGTTCAGCACCCTGCGCCCCAAGGGCGCCTTCGTTGCGGGTGCCGGCGCCTACACCTCGGGCCCGATGTCCTTCATGGATATCTACGACAAGATGTGCTTCACCGTCAGCAGCGCCGGCGGCCGCCGCGGCGCGCAGATGGGCACCTTCGACGTGTCCCACCCCGACGTGAAGGACTTCATCAAGGCCAAGCGCGAAGACGGCCGCCTGCGCCAGTTCAACCTGTCCCTGCTGATCACCGACGAGTTCATGCAGGCCGTGCAGGCGGATGCCGAGTGGCCGCTGGTGTTCCCGGTCAACAAGAAGGAAGCCGACGAGATCGACCTCGGCAATGCCGAGCAGGTGGTCTGGCGCGACTGGCCGGCCAGCAGCACCTACATCACCCGCGACGACGGCCTGGTGGCCTGCAAGATCTACGGCCACGTCCGCGCGCGGCACCTGTGGGACATGATCATGGTCTCGACGTACGACTACGCCGAGCCGGGCTTCATCCTGATCGACCGCGTCAACGAGATGAACAACAACTGGTGGTGCGAGAACATCCGCGCCACTAACCCCTGCGGCGAACAGCCGCTGCCGCCCTACGGCGCCTGCCTGCTCGGCTCGATCAACCTCACCACCTTCGTGCGCGACGCCTTCACCGACAAGGCGCGCTTCGACTGGGAGGAATACAAGGAAGTCGTGCGCGTGTTCACCCGCATGCTCGACAACGTCGTGGAGGTGAACGGCCTGCCGCTGCCGCAGCAGCGCGCCGAGATCCTGCGCAAGCGCCGCCACGGCATGGGCTTCCTCGGCCTCGGCAGCACCGTCACCATGCTGCGCATGCCCTACGGCGGCAAGGAGAGCTGCGAGTTCACCGAAGCCGTGGCCCGCGAAATGGCCGTGGCCGGCTGGGAAGTGGCCCTGTCGCTGGCCGAAGAGAAAGGCCCCGCGCCGATCATGGACGAGGACTTCAGCGTCAGCGCCGAGATGCTGCGCAAGCGCCCGGAAATGGCGAAGGACGGCTGGAAGATCGGCGACAGCATCAAGGGCCGCGAGCTGCACGCCAAGTACAGCCGCTACATGCAGAAGGTCGCGACGGTGGCGCCCGAGCTGGTGGCCAAGCTGGCCGAGAAAGGCGGCCGCTTCACCCACCACAGCTCGATCGCGCCCACCGGCACCATCAGCCTGTCGCTGGCCAACAACGCCAGCAACGGCATCGAGCCGAGCTTCGCCCACCACTACAGCCGCAACGTCATCCGCGAAGGCAAGAAGTCGAAGGAAAAGGTCGAGGTCTACAGCTACGAGCTGCTGGCCTACCGCAGCCTGGTCAACCCCGACGCCATGCCCTACGCGCAGGACGAGAAGGCCAAGCTGCCCGACTACTTCATCGCCGCCGACGACATCACGCCCAAGGCGCATGTCGACATCCAGGCCGCCGCGCAGATCTGGGTGGACAGCTCGATCAGCAAGACCGCGAACGTCCCCACGGACTACCCCTACGAGGACTTCAAGGACATTTACCGCTACGCCCACGAGAAAGGCCTGAAGGGCTGCACCACCTTCCGCTTCAACCCCGCCGCCTTCCAGGGCGTGCTGGTGAAGGAAGCCGACCTCGAAAACACCACCTACCGCTTCGAACTGGAAGACGGCAGCGTGGTCGAGGTGAAGGGCAACGAGCAGATTGAATACGACGGCGAGATGCACACCGCCGCCAACCTCTTCGACGCGCTCAAGGAGGGCTACTACGGCAAGTTCTGAGTGAGGCGCGAGCGCCGCGTGGCCCAACGTTCGCGCATCGGGTGGGCCCTGGCCCGCCCAGCCCGACGAAGCGCATCGGGTGGGCCCTGGCCCGCCCAGCCCGACAAAGCGTCGGGTGGGCCCCGGCCCACCGTGAGCTCGACACTCGCCCCGGTCATCCAACTTGCCGAAGCCCCAGCTTCAAACCCCTCTCCCCTCGGGAGAGGGGTAGGGGTGAGGGGCCGTTCGAAGCGAAAGCGCGCAGGATGCCGATGTCCCGCTCCGCCCAGCCCCTCTTCCGCGGGGAGAGGGGGGCAACCACAACACCCAGGGCTTGATCTTGAAGCCCGGCGCAGGCCACGGACCCGGCCTGCGGCGAAGGGCGCCCCCCTTCGCGCATGCCCGGCCTGTCTCGCCGGGCACGTGCAGCCACCGGCGCAGGACGCACCGGCGGCGGTCAATGTTCTCGATACCACTGCCCCACGCGGGGCAGGCCCGAAGCTAGAACGTCCCGAATCGACGTGAGGAGTGGCAGATGAGCAATGGCAATGGGGTAACCGCGACCCTGACCGAAGCGGTGGAAGCCGTCACTGAGAAGGCCCAGGAACTCGCCCAGGACGCCAAGGACGCCGTGGTCGCCGCCGAACAGGCCGTGGCCAAGCGCGCCGCCAAGGTGAAGAAGCAGGCCGAAGGCCAGTACAAGAAAGCCAAGAAGGCCGTCGACAAGAAAGTCGGCGAAGCCAAGAAGGCGGTCTCTGGCGCGGTGAAGTCGGCGAAGAAACAGGTGGCCGCCGCCAAGAAAGCCGTCGACAAGAAAGTCGGCGAAGCCAAGAAGGCCGTCTCCGGCGCAGTGAAGACCGCGAAGAAGAAGGTCGCCGCCGCCAAGAAGGCCGTAGCCAAGAAGACCGCCCCGGCGAAGAAGGCTGCTCCGGTCAAGAAGGCCGCCGCCAAGAAAGCCGCACCGGCGAAGAAGGCAGCGGCCAAGAAAGCCGCCCCTGCCAAGAAGGCCGCAGCGAAGAAAGTCGCCGCAGTGAAGAAGGCCGTCGCCAAGAAAGCCCCGGCGAAGAAAGCCCCCGCCAAGGCCGCAGCAAAGAAAGCCCCAGCGAAAAAAGCGGCCGCCAAGAAAGCCGCCCCTGCCAAGAAAGCCGCCCCCAAGAAAGCGGCGAAGTAACCCCGGAGGGAACACCCGCCGCCGCATGACCGGCGGCGGGTGAACCCCCACCGCCCAAACCCCAGGCGCACGCCGCCCAGGGCCGGCAGAACACCCAAGCCAAGGCGCGAAGCAGGCCCCCAGCCCGCTCCCGCGACAGGCAACGCATTGAACCCCTCTCCCCGTGGGGCGGGGCGGATCGCTCATCCACTGCCACTGGCAACGGATGACCCGACGAGCCCCAGCGAAGCGAAGGAAAGGGGTAGAGGTGAGGGGCCGCAAGCCCAGCACCCGAAAACCCGCGACACCCAAACTCCAAGCCCCTCTCCCACGGGAGAGGGGTTGGGGGAGGGGTAGCAACCCCAGCACCCCAAACCCGCGACACCCACGCTTCAACGCCCCTCTCCCCTAGCGGGAGAGGGGTTGGGGAGAGGGGGCCAACCCCCGCCTCACCCCAAAGAATCGCGACACCCAAGCTCCAAAGCCCCTCTCCCCACGGGAGAGGGGTTGGGGTGAGGGGCAGCAACCTCAGCACCCCCCAACCCGCAACACCCAAGCTTCAAAGCCCCTCTGCCCTAGCGGGAGAGGGGTTGGGGAGAGGGGTAGCAACCCCAGCACCCCCAACCCGCGACACCCAAGCTCCAAAGCCCCTCTCCCTGGAGGGAGAGGGGTTGGGGAGAGGGGGCAAACCCCACCTCACCCACCACCCCGCAACACCCAAGCTTCAAGCCCTCTCCCCGCGGAGGGAGAGGGTTGGGGAGAGGGGCAAACCCGCCTCACCCCCAGCCCAACCCGAACACCCAAACCAGCAGGCGCAAAAGCGCCGCCCCACACCCCGCGAAGGAGCCCCCCATGGCCGTCAAAATCACCAAAAAAATTCAAGGGCTACGCTGTCCTCAAGGCCCGAGACAAGGCCACCGCTCCGCCCCCCTGCCGCCGCCGCCGCGCCCGCCCCGGCCGAACCCCGTGCGCCAAAGCGCCGAAGTCAATCCAGATGCACGAGCAGATCGAGCGCCCCGAAGTGCTGGTCGGCTCCACCTACAAGATCAAATCGCCCCTCTTCGAGCACGCCCTGTACGTCACCATCAACGACATCGTGCTGAACCAGGGCACCGCCCACGAATCGCGCCGCCCCTTCGAGATCTTCATCAACTCGAAGAACATGGACCACTTCCAGTGGGTCGTGGCCATCACCCGCATCATGAGCGCCGTGTTCCGCAAGGGCGGCGACGTCACCTTCCTAGTCGAAGAGCTGAAAGCCGTGTTCGACCCCCGCGGCGGCTACTTCAAGGCCGGCGGCGTGTACATGCCCAGCATCGTTGCCGAGATCGGCGCCGTGGTCGAAGACCACCTGAAGACGATCGGCCTGATCGTCGACCCCGAGCTGGACGAACACCAGCGCGCCCTGATCGCCGAAAAGCGCGCCGCCTTTGAGGCCCAGTCAAAAAAAAACGCTGAGGTAAGCCCGGCAGTAGAGGGCGCGGCGAGTGGGGAAGCGAAGAGCGACGCCGCCACCTTCCCGCCCGGCGCGACCCTGTGCCACAAGTGCAACACCCAGGCGATGGTGGTGATGGACGGGTGTCAAACTTGTCTGAATTGTGGGTATTCGAAGTGTGGGTGAGGGATAACTAGTTGCGGCTGCCTTGTTGAGGGGCATCATGCTTTTGGATCAGCCAAGGTTGCACAGAGTTGAAATCGGTGAGCTAAAAAACATCAGGGGGCTCTCGCTGGATTTCAACGCAAGCGCGCTGACTGGAGTAATGGGAAGCAATCGGAGTGGAAAGACGACGGTTCTTCATGCGTTGGCTTGTGCCTTTGCGCCAGTTTCTGGCGGTGGGGACTACAGGTTCCCAATGTTCTTCAAGCCGAACTCGGACGCTCTCTGGAAGGACAGCAATTTCTCTATCGTTTACGGCGGGAGAGTTGGGTCGGAAACCTATAGCAACCTGCGTCAGGAGTATCGAAAAGACACTGACCGCTGGTCGCCAAGATATGGAAATCGCCCCAGTAGGTACGTGAAGTTGGTTGGAATCGCAGAGTCGGTCCCAGATGTGGAGTCTGTTGCCCTTAACTCCATGATTCACTACACAAAAAGCCCGCGAAAGGCGTCAGTTGACACTGAGGTTCTTAAGCGTGCTGGTGGCGTGCTGAACGAGGACTACAGTGATTACTTTGGGGTGGTTTACAGTTATCGAGCGCGAAACTCAATTGCGGTTCCTGCCCGGGGTGTAACCTACTCGGGGCTCTCAATGAGCTCGGGAGAGCAAAGAGTTTTCCGGATTCTTGAGGCGGTCTTTGCCGCGCCAAAGTACGGACTTGTCTTGGTTGATGAGATTGACCTGTTCTTGCATCAAGATGCGCTGCACCGCCTCTTCAAGGTGCTGACGGAGCACTGCGAAAAGAACAGTAAGCAGCTCATCTTTACGACGCACTTTCCACCTGTTGGGCGAATTTATGAAAATGTCGATATTCATTTTATTCATAGGGCCGCAAGTCGGACGCTGAGTTGGAGGGGGTATTCCCATGAGGCCTTGCGGCATATTACAGGCGCCCAAAGCAGGCCCATTTCAGTTTATGTTGAGGATGACGTCGGTGAGAGGATAGTCTCTGGTGTCGCGCAGGAACTGTCTATCCGAAAACATGTGAATATAGGCCGATTCGGCTCGGCCTCGAATGCTGCCGCCGTAGTTGCTGGAATTCATGCCTCGAATCCGAAGGACGAGAGTTTCTTGGCCGTTCTTGACGGAGATGTTTGTGCTAATGCGGAAAGTCGTAGAGCCAGACTGAAGGCTGTGTGGACAGGCGACACCCCGAAGCACATCGCGGATCGAAGGTGGCTTGCAAAACGGATCCGGACCTTCGCGCCACCGTTCGTAGGCGGCTCAAAGAGCCAACGCATGTGTCCAGAGCAAGCACTCCACAAGATGGTGAAAAATCTTGCAGCTGAAGCAGTTCCGTGCAACCTCGCTCCGATCTGCGATATTGCCTGCACGATCACCAACGTCTTGAATAGGCACGACTTTGTGGATCATATCGTGGACGTGACAGGGGATAACAGAGACGTAGTAATTGCTGCCGTAGTCGACCTCGCGCGACTTTCAGTAACCTGGGGACGGTATACGAGGGTCCTACGAACGTGGCTTTTAAGCCAAAAGCAAAAGCTGGGCCTTTGATGGAAGAGAAATGATGGATTTAAGTTGGAATGCAATCGCGGCGTCACTATCGAGTTTCCCGTGTAAATAGGTCTCTCAACACTCCTGCTGGAGAACCCAAGATCGGGACTATCTTTCCAGTCTTGACTTGGAAAACAGGGTCAGGTTCACTTTTCACGAGCTAGAAACTCAATCTGCCTCTTGTGTCTTGACTGGAGCCAAGGAGAACTTATTTGACGGACGCATTCTATTGGCTGCTTGGGCTGGCTTTTTTGATCTTCTCGGCCTGGATCTCGTTTCTCAACTGGGGTGTCTTTTTCCAGGGCATTGTGAAGAAGAAGCAGGCATCTAACTGGATCCCTCTTCTTGGTGGTCTCTCGGGTGCCGTTGGTTTAATCGCTCTGCCCTCCGAGCAATTTGGGGTCTACTGGTTTCTCCCATTGTTCTTGGATTGGGGTTCCATCCCCGGGTTGGCTTACAGCGCGTTCGCGAGATCAGAGTCGGGTCCAGCGACATGACGGGGCGAGGCTCCGGCCCATCTTCTTCGGTAAGGGGGTAAGGTTCACTTTGTGGTACGGATAAGCGGGTACCAAAAGAGGAAGAAAAGGGTCAGGTTAATTTTCCATGAGCATGTGATTTTCACTGACCCGTTCCGCGCGCCGTTATTGAAGCACTTTTCGGCTAGGCGGCATCGGGATGAGGAGTGCAATGGATGCTAAAGCGGATGGTCGTGACCTCTCTCTTCACCTTGGGGTCTCTTTGGTCCTTACGGCTAGTCTTGTTTTACTGCCAATCCTGCGTCGGTTCGATAGATGTGCCTAGACAGCTTGAAGCGTCGTGCGACGAGTTCGAGCAGGTGTCGGTGACTTTCGCAACACTCGGTCCGCCAAGATATGTCCAATGCTCTGACGCAGTTGATGCGCTTTCCCGAGGCGAGCTGTTGTCAGTACATCTGGTAGTCGATTCCAGTCGAGCACCTTCTTTCGGACTGCTCCAGCACATAAAGCTGTGCGAGTTCTCTACTCTTGGAGGATCTGGAGAGGTCA contains the following coding sequences:
- a CDS encoding AAA family ATPase; this translates as MLLDQPRLHRVEIGELKNIRGLSLDFNASALTGVMGSNRSGKTTVLHALACAFAPVSGGGDYRFPMFFKPNSDALWKDSNFSIVYGGRVGSETYSNLRQEYRKDTDRWSPRYGNRPSRYVKLVGIAESVPDVESVALNSMIHYTKSPRKASVDTEVLKRAGGVLNEDYSDYFGVVYSYRARNSIAVPARGVTYSGLSMSSGEQRVFRILEAVFAAPKYGLVLVDEIDLFLHQDALHRLFKVLTEHCEKNSKQLIFTTHFPPVGRIYENVDIHFIHRAASRTLSWRGYSHEALRHITGAQSRPISVYVEDDVGERIVSGVAQELSIRKHVNIGRFGSASNAAAVVAGIHASNPKDESFLAVLDGDVCANAESRRARLKAVWTGDTPKHIADRRWLAKRIRTFAPPFVGGSKSQRMCPEQALHKMVKNLAAEAVPCNLAPICDIACTITNVLNRHDFVDHIVDVTGDNRDVVIAAVVDLARLSVTWGRYTRVLRTWLLSQKQKLGL
- a CDS encoding HAD family hydrolase — protein: MNDIRAITLDLDDTLWPVWPAIEAAERELHAWLQRHAPATARAYPIERMRALRAQVYEDHPHLAHDFCEQRMISLRMALSEGGDDPARAEEAFEVFYAARNRVELYVDSLPALQRLSARLPLAALTNGNACIHRIGLSAHFQFSLGAREHGAAKPDPSIFHAACARLGLAPHQVLHVGDDPHMDVLGARRAGLHAVWINRRDETWEHAEKPDLEVRSLDELVHWLERASAA
- a CDS encoding Do family serine endopeptidase — translated: MPHAHARPAVIAVRLRSAAFGALLTLAAIGLFALAQHVLRPANAALPAVVEGQPLPSLAPMLERVTPAVVNIHSKTVVRVRNPMAEDPFFRHFFGLPMVPQERVQQSLGSGVIVNAREGLVLTNNHVIEGADDIRVTLADGRTVTAEFVGSDPDTDVGVLRIPAEDLAELPLASGEALRVGDFVVAVGNPFGLGQTVTSGIVSALGRSGLQGLAYQNFIQTDASINPGNSGGALVNLRGELVGINTAIFSPSGGNVGIGFAIPAELANEIMRQLLDTGRVQRGSLGIETQAITPQLAAMLDVEGARGAVVTRVRPGSPAAEAGLQPGDVITAIAQQPVDSPQTLHNKEGLLPVGEPITLEYLREGRSQRIELRLKPQLSQLLGSALDPRLDGAEFTALPQRSRQQGVSGIRVERVADGSRAARSGLAAGDLVTGVNRFRIDSLDTFGEVIEMRPQQLALSVVRGRRSGVVVME
- a CDS encoding adenosylcobalamin-dependent ribonucleoside-diphosphate reductase, whose translation is MSSVRLEAVRNEAKVIELQPASWDIWDKKYRLKTKKGEPVDASIDDTYKRVARALADAEPTVEKQKYWYERFLWALRRGAIPAGRITSNAGALEHKPATSTINCTVSGTIPDSMDGILEKVHEAGLTLKAGCGIGYEFSTLRPKGAFVAGAGAYTSGPMSFMDIYDKMCFTVSSAGGRRGAQMGTFDVSHPDVKDFIKAKREDGRLRQFNLSLLITDEFMQAVQADAEWPLVFPVNKKEADEIDLGNAEQVVWRDWPASSTYITRDDGLVACKIYGHVRARHLWDMIMVSTYDYAEPGFILIDRVNEMNNNWWCENIRATNPCGEQPLPPYGACLLGSINLTTFVRDAFTDKARFDWEEYKEVVRVFTRMLDNVVEVNGLPLPQQRAEILRKRRHGMGFLGLGSTVTMLRMPYGGKESCEFTEAVAREMAVAGWEVALSLAEEKGPAPIMDEDFSVSAEMLRKRPEMAKDGWKIGDSIKGRELHAKYSRYMQKVATVAPELVAKLAEKGGRFTHHSSIAPTGTISLSLANNASNGIEPSFAHHYSRNVIREGKKSKEKVEVYSYELLAYRSLVNPDAMPYAQDEKAKLPDYFIAADDITPKAHVDIQAAAQIWVDSSISKTANVPTDYPYEDFKDIYRYAHEKGLKGCTTFRFNPAAFQGVLVKEADLENTTYRFELEDGSVVEVKGNEQIEYDGEMHTAANLFDALKEGYYGKF